In the genome of Diabrotica undecimpunctata isolate CICGRU chromosome 2, icDiaUnde3, whole genome shotgun sequence, the window AAAATCTTTTTTTaacgaaaaaaattatatttaattcgAAACATTCGTAAAATAGTTAATTTCCACAATTTTTTAATTGAGTTGTTACTTGTATTGTTAGTGAGAGGTTCTTGGTTAACAATTTTTATAAGATactactttattaaaaaaatacacaaaagcTATATCACTTAATACTAAACATTGTATTACTACAAGATATTTTTGTTAACCTGTTTTTAAAAGTATAATAAAATAACCAACAAGCCTGTTGTTTAGTAAAAATATTCAAGTATACTGTCACATTAACGTAGGGTTCCATGGTGGCAGTAAAATGATAATTAAAATAGTATGACTTTGATCAACTTTTTCCTTTTTCCTGAATCCTCGATTCTCTATGTACAGCAATGAAACCTAACAGCAGTCTTAAATTATCCGAGCTATGATAACATTATTATTTCTTATACCAAATTACCACATGTTGTAATCAGAATCATCTTGATCGAAAGTTAGGAAAAATCCTAGTAATGTCATGTATACCACAACATTTCCTGCTATAGTCAAGTAACACGCTCCCGCAGCTATAACCGCAGCACGTGAAAGAACAATTGGTAGGGCGAATGAACTAACTAATATACCCATTGTAACAAATATGGATGCTTCCAAACAACCATTACTAGAACCAGAGCCATCGTTGTATCGTTTCGCAACTAAAGTAGGTATCGGCGCTAGAATGTAGAATATTACCTCGAAAAATGGCCACCATAATCTATAACAGAAATAAAGATGTATTAAATTTGAGCTAAAATATAACCAATTTGACAAAACTAACACACCAcaagtaaatttaaataattaccaTATTAACTAAATTATGATGATGAATATGCAAATAGTGAAAACAatcaaatacatttaaaaaatcgaaaacaataaaaaataatacacatCATCAGTTTTTGTTCTATGTATATAAGTAAAACTGTGAGGCACAGATATAGAGAATAAAATGTAAATGGAACTTAAAGATACTGTAGAAATTTCTTTTATCCTGTATATCTTAAAAATCTATACAGTTCCTAATAAATACTTAACATACtgcgttttaaaattttaaacgagAAAAGTATACTTTAAGCGTCTCTTGGAATGGAATATACACCAATGCTTATTTCATTCAGCCCAAATGCATTTATCAAGGTTTTGAATTAAGATTGGCGTGAGAAACGCCTGCTAACTGGAACATTCTTAGCCCGTGGGGGAATTTTTGCGACTGAAATTGCGATGAAGTGTGAGAAATATTGATTACCGAGCTTTCAAGCAAGCCATTAGTCTGGCATTCTTTCGCCAGGTACTGGGGTTTTGTGCCCTATTATCAACAATTTCCAAGAGTTCGTTCACTTGACAGATATGGGAGTGGAAACATAAgattgtttggttttttattgCTGAGAAACCTACCATGGTTTTGCTATTATTGGGAAACAGTCATTCTTCTATTAAAAGAACCCGCAAGTCTACAGTGAAAGCAAGTATAGTAAAACAAAGAAATTTGCAATaagtttttaccttttttatactGCTTCGGCAGATAATTTTTAAGCTGAATATATCCGTTTTATGGTCAATATGAAAAGGAAACatctcattatttttatttttcttcgtgTTTCTGAAGGGGTACATCccgtatttttttttatgtttcgaTCAATATTGTTTTTTGTATACAACGCCAAATTTTATAAGAAGATTGTAAGAAGCAAAAATTCTATATTACACGATATAATAATGACCCAGCTAAATtgtaaatttcatttttttaaataacattcaaTATTAAGatcatttcaaatatttttagcaGGTTATCGGTAGAAATTTATATTGAACTTTTTCTGAAGATGTAAGAAGGTAATGGACATttctgtttaaaaataaatatacttgTATGTAAAAACATTACCACACATAAATAATTGTTAACAGGTTTGATGAGCAAATATAACAAAGTAGGTGTGATTGTTAATTGTTATTTGttatatatgtattttggttttatagaattttgtTTGTGACGCCCACAAAAAGACAAAGTGGCGCcctttttccattttatttggtTCAATTTTTTGTCAATTTTCTTTCACTTAGTAggattcattttctttattctttcTGACTTCAGTATCCACGGATCCAAATAAGCGATCTGCAGACTCACGTCCCAAAACTTGCCGTTGTGTCCTTCAAAACACCTGAGTGGTTGCAAAGTGAACGTACTTAAAAATGGAATCCTTCATTTGTCTCATAGTTCCAATCGAAACTTCCCCTTAGGTTACTGTTTATATTACCCATAATAATACCCAACTTCTGGGCTTCTTGTCTTCCCATCCAGATCAATTTATTGTTACAATAGTATAGATGGAATAAAAATTCTTAACATATGACaggaaaatactttaaaaaacaaataaaaagttcaCTTTtcataaagaaaaaagaaataagaaagaaTTCAATAAAGTTAATTAAAACTATGTGTGAACTAGAAGGAAGTTGAAACCAAAACGgctagttttcttcttctttcttgtgaATTTCTTTTGAAACGACAATCAAAAGTCATTGATCCAACCACCGAACAATACGAACGACAGGTGACTTCGCAAAGTAGTTAATTTGAATATTCATGACAATAATACAATGAAGGTCAAATCAACCATGAATACGAAGGTAGcacagaaaataataattatgtaaaATTAAGGAATGATGTATTTGACATTGCTAATATCAGCTTCCTTATTTAAAGAATTCAGATGTTTACGAATTTGACGAATGTTCAATAGAGTTCCATTAGAAAAAATTTTCCCTGCATAAAATGTTCCCACCAGAGAAATCCACTTAATGATTAAATTTGAAAGCATGTTGGGCCAATGGACAGAGACGATATCgtctaaaagataaaaaaagctgGAAGAAGAATTTGGAAGCTGTGGTTTgagaattaattataataaaacataatacatgGTCATTGGAAACATCGCATAAGACCTGGAGATAAACAActcaataaaacaaactaaaacaaaacaaaaacaaataaaataaaaaaagtaaagaaaacaaCACGACAATTACACTCAATTatatggagcgacgatattacaAGCAAAACTAAAtaccaaatatttaaaacaatagtGGAAAACTGCTCCCTGTATGGCTCAGAGACGTAggtgacaaataaaaaaaaattcaaaagagAATAAATGCAATGGAAATGATGttttgaagaagaagatgaagattaaCACTAATGAACAAAGTGAGAAATGAACGAATTAGAGAACTAATGAATGTGAAGGAGACACTAAATGACGAAATAGAAAAACGAAAGTTACTCTGGTATGGACATATGCGAAGAATGGATGAGACAAGAATACCACTGAGAACTCGGAAATGGAAACCAAATAGAAGGAGAAAAAGACGACATCTTAGATTACACTAGAATCGACAAATAAAATCAGCAATGAAAAAACACCTCAATGAAGAAGATATATATGACAAGAAGAAATAACGATTGGGATGTGGTATTACCCTTTACaaatttttgaagcgaagcttctatactggcgttatattatttttttctctatagtaaaatgctgaggcgatcgtgacatcgattcactactctcaatcaattcgtttctagtcatcatatatttattctaagcacaTTATagcatattatttagtttatataataattaaatttactatcaaatgatatttatttatactttattataatttaatattttgtttgaatttgacaggtctttcaaaagtaaacaacttatgctttgttaataaataaacaggtggcgttaggaacaaacaaaataattcattgaattatttgaatatagtataatttgtttaaaatataaataatgaaattactttattcaattttaaaaatatagaaaacatagtatAAACCTTCACGCTAGTCTATTGTACCACCTACTGTAACATcctttttttaatctttaatgtcCATTTGATTCAAATCATTAACAAGATCAAAATAAAGCATGTAGGCAACTTCATTATTAGAAGACTTCTTAAGCAGATAAATATTCTGAATAATCAGAACAGAAAGGCTCTTCCACAGCTCCGATAAACGAACCTTCAATATCATTTGCATCAAACTCCTCAGTTAAAGCCATCTGATTTAATGTACTATTGTCTTCGCAAATTTGATCTTCTTTCTTTATATCTGTATTTAAAAATTCCTATTTTTCTGCGTTTTCAAACCAAATTAGCCTTCAATCTCCCACTGACAAAATCTTCGTCAATGGTACCAACTCAATAGCTGTAGTTTTGCTTATGTGCTACAACCAGGTGAGTGCCAGTAAGAGTTCAAACATTGAAATGTACAACAATTAGACATCTTAAAATATTGAtttgtaatattaaataaattaatatacaaAGTTGTCTATTTTCAAAAGTTGGTTATATTGACACAAAGGGTGGTTTGTGAGTTGTTTAGTGGTAGCATAACATGAATAAGATATATTTACATCTAGTAGTAAACTTTTctcaaaaatgaaaattattgaGTTATCTAGTAGAAGTGTTGAGGTGACGATAATTAAAACCTTTATCTTATAAGATGAAAGTCGAAGCATATCCCCAAAAGATTGAAGAGCCATTATGAAACAAGACCATGGGATTACCTCAAAACCCTTTCTCCTTTCTCAAAAGCATGAATGCCAGCTTCTTCTTATTAGTGAACAAAACATTTTAATCAGTAACAGACATTACATATTATATTAAGAATTACACATTATTAATAGTGACTGTCAAGTTTTTGAAAGCAAAATTGTCTGAAAAAAAATCATCCTTTCATTGCCCTTTCATAGTTTTCTCCTAATGGCTTACAAATAAGAGATCTGGTTATTATATTAAAAGTTCATATTAGGTATCTCtaaatgttttcaaaaaatattaacagtgtattaattttaatcaaatatatatGAAACAAAGATAAAGCTTTTATCTCATTAAATGAGTAAACTGTCAATTTAATCTTCATTAACTTCAATAATAAAGCTTTTGAAATAACTAAGTACAAAATATGATTGTAACATAATCAGAAATAACATAATCTGTTATATTACTAAATACTTGATAAAAAATGATGTCATGATGTCTCTCACTCAGCAATCTCAATGTATATTGTATAGGtataggttattccacgaatatacgactgtttgcgattattgcgacaacgaatattttactgtgcaagtagaagtatgaaagtaaattggtctaattattattccaataaaaagggtctactgttagtatgacatctgaactaaaattatttcagttaatagatgttcagatagacgcaaaatttattgtgaaatttaatccgaaaataacaaaaaattttacgcaAACGCTCATTTTTACTCAAATGTGTTCATCAGACATTTATGGGTTGGATTTCGGTGAAATGTATACACCAAAGAGGCGTGACAagggtttctttgatattacactattttattacttattaggtactacaactgtaataaaaataaatgtactatttttaatacaaatgaaaagaaattggcagaacgatggttcagaaaccagaaaaaaaatctatataatatttcactttgttagttttaaatatttgtttgctttgagtggatgtactcttaaaagttccgaaagtaacgggtataacataccgtctattgatagttaaagtaccgagtcgttacagatattaaaaagtaacgaaaatttacatacagtttcatatatccccgactgattttagttttaaaaaccgtccGTATAAAGATTTCCGGTGAAGAGAGGTGTCCGTTAAGAGAGAGTTTAGTgtagtgtatttgtttattgaagccaaaaatgccgagacgtgttttagatgtagacaactttatatttaatgtactttcttATTTTACTGCTGAGAAAACAAACGGGGGCCCTTTGCGACCAATTCAGTCCGTACATAAACGTGTGTGTGATGCACTctgtattagtgaaacaaaactaaagtcggttttgcaaaatgcaaaaaaaagttgacaaagtgaacaaaatgtcgcacaatataaatctcgccgacaaccaaagactatagatcttcccgaaggttgcaaatttgaaatccgtgagacaatatataaaatgcaCGAAAAGAAAGAACACGTTTCTTTAGATTCAgtgctacaaaaattaaaagacagaaatatatttgaaatgtCCAGAACAAGTCTCTGGAGAGTTTTAAGACAGATTGGCTTTAagttcaaaaaggaagacaataGAAAGGCTTTGTGTCAAAGAGCTAGTGTCGTTCACAAAAGAatagaatttttaagaaattataacaaatttaaaaaagaatgttcttccttcgtttatttagacgaaacatggatttttgctaaaggcggtatcaaacgaatttggcaggacgagagcataaaatccataaaacacatcgataacgagggaaagagatatattatatatagtgcATGCAGGTGaaaaacatggttttattgagGGAGCAGATCTTTTGTTTTCATCAAATTCAAAATCAGCTGATTATCATGACAATATGAAAACGGAGATGTTTGTGAAATGccataacagtattttaaaaatggggagaatttactattgtacaattcagcacattggaccatttaagtcgataccttaaaccgaatttaaaacagtcgtatattcgtggaatggagtataATTATAATTGCTGCTTTCCATGCATATATTTCAATAGTATCTTAATAGTACTTGTCCTGATtatggctataattattttaattcaaCTACACACaactttaaattatatatttgtgAGCGGACCCTTACAAAGTTCATTGTGACTGAAATAATTAGCTCTTCTAAAAGGGAGAGATCATAGATGTTTATATCTAGAATAATAACATTGATACATGGTACAAAGGTATTATGACCATCTGCCAGAGATAAACGTGTCTCGCCTGAATTAATAAGAAGAATAACATTTGTTTTGTTGAAATTGAGCTTTAGGCCATACCTATCAATATTTCTTACGAACTGTAGTTTTTGTTGATTTGTGGAGATAATTCATTAATATCTAAGAGGTACCATATGTGCCTTTTTACTAATGAGTACCTCTTGCTGCCTCATTACTTTGATCAGACTTCTCAGATTGTAACTTCTACACCATTTTATCTATATAAtgttgaaattaataatttgctAACCATTGGTGTTTTTGAGGTGTCTGGCAATTTACTCCAAAAACAGTGAATAATGAATTGACTATAGTTATTTGTCAAATAGAGAAAAGCAAATAAAAACTTACTTGTACTGAGGTAAAGCACATGCCAAAATCACAAATGTCATACCAATAGAACCAAGAAaggccaaggtaaccaatctgaAAAAAGATTTACTATATATCAAAGTAGCatataaatatctttaaataCTTACGCTGTTGTTTGTAGATGTTACAGGACCatacatagaaataaaaataattagtgaaacaatcagtttttagttttttttaaatactaatacaataatgaaataaaaagtgGTAAACATAAAAATTGCAATAAATGCTCAAgcagaaatttaaaataatattaagctCTCCAGAACAttctcaataaaataaatatacaagtaCTACTTTTCATAAATGATAAATTAATTATTGAATCAGTAAATTAAATTAATCTTTAGTtgtcaaacaaaaatataactacAAATCATCAGTATGAGATAATTGAGTGTTTTATAAACGAACCAGTGACATTATGATGTCTAGTAGTGCCTATATATTTCAAAGAGAATAATACTTAAACATTTATTGAAGAGTTCTATTATGTTCCTTAACACGTTAAGTGCCACGTGGTATAATGCGCGTGCCACACCCAATTTTGTTGTTCGGACCACGTGGCACATATGTTGTGCCTAAATGCCTTGTGGTATTTTGGGGATCGTGGCTTACACGGTACTTACACGCACTTGTGTAGTATTTATATGGAAGTTGAAAATATGTGGTCCGGAAAGCCAAGTAGTGATTTTGGTCCGAAAAAATATTACAcctatatagtatatttttgtcacttgaaaaaatacaagtgaattcagtgaacatgaaattgaataaagctttttatgctatatctagaattaaaaacacactacccatctcggcattaatgaacgtttattatagccttgcttacagccacatgtgctacaatgtaattttgtgggggaactcagtagatagtaacaaagtgttcattaaccaaaaaaaaattatccgtaaaatttttaatttggattatcaacagtcttgtaaaccagtttttattaaacatcaaattttaactttctactgcatatatatatctataaatgtttactttatgtcaaagaggaaatcaattcatttccagtaaattcagacaatcactactacaatacaagaagtgctgaatctttacgagttcctaaacacagaacatccaaatttcaaaattgcttcagatatatgggactgaccttatacaatcatttgccaaaactgtgaaagaaataccacttatctctaaatttaaaaaaaaatgttaaagatttactcttaagaaaagcatattattctataaatgaatatcttgaggacaaactgcaatagcttcatattttacgtgtaaaaatgttattttatatattttatgttttgtcaattttttttttttacactgtgaatattgtattatacacattaatgttttttataccaaattctgtagtgacgtatcctatacatttattttgaatgtcttaaaggatcaataaagatgactatgactatgactaatGATATAttcctttttgtaatatttattcaaaaaatataaaataaggttACTTGAAAAATGTTTGAATACCTAAAGACTAAAACAAGAGCAAACGGAAAACATACTTCTAAACATAAGTAGTAATTCTTACATTAACATTTACATTATACCCACGCAAATACAATCAAAAAATTTGGAGGTAGAACTTCATGTTTTATACAGCTTTTGCTCGGTGTGTAGTA includes:
- the LOC140434472 gene encoding leptin receptor gene-related protein yields the protein MTFVILACALPQYKLWWPFFEVIFYILAPIPTLVAKRYNDGSGSSNGCLEASIFVTMGILVSSFALPIVLSRAAVIAAGACYLTIAGNVVVYMTLLGFFLTFDQDDSDYNMW